In Achromobacter pestifer, the DNA window CTTCCGGGCGCACGGCCAGCACCAGGATGAAGATGGCGAACAGCGCCAGGTTCTGCAGCTGCATGGGCAACACCAGCGAAGACAGCGACTGGATCACGCCGACCGCCACGCCGCCCACCACCGCGCCTATCACGCTGCCCAGCCCGCCCAGTACCACCGCCGTGAACATCAGCACGCTGAACTGCGCGCCCACCGTGGTCGAGGCCGTCAGGTAGGGCAGGATGATGCCGCCGCCCAGCGCGGTCATGCCCACGCCCAGCCCGAACGCCAACTGGTGCACGCGGTGGGTCGAGATGCCGGACAGCCTGGCGGCCATGGGATCCTGGGCGGTGGCGCGCACCGCCATGCCCCACCAGGTTTTCTTCAGCACCCACCACAGGATCAGCCCCGCCACCGAGGCCACTGCGAAAGCCAGCAGGTAGGGCGCGCTGAGCAGCAGCGGACCCACCGCCAGCGCCGTCATCTGGTAGGGCGTCTGTACCGAGCGGAACTCGGAACCGAACAGGATCAGCGCCAGGTTCTCCATGACGATGAGCAGACCCACCGTCAGGAAGATCTGCGCCACGGCTGGCGCTTTCAGCACCCGATCGATCAGGTACTTCTGCGTCAGCACGCCCAGCACGAACGCCACCGCGAACGACAGCAGCGATCCCAGCAGGGGATCCAGCCCGAGCAGCTTCCAGGCGAAGTACGCCACGAACATGCCCACCATCAGGAACTCGGCCTGGGCGAAGTTGACGATGGAGACCACTCCGAAGACGAGCGTGAGCCCGATGGAGATGACCGCGTAGACCCCGCCCAGCAGAATGCCGTCCACCAGCGCCTGGAGGAATTGCATGACTGTTCTCCGCGCGCGAGGCTCAGGCAGCCGCGATGACGCGGCCCTTGGCCAGCGCCTGCGGCCAGACCGAGACCAGTTCGCCCTTTTGCCACTGGACCATGATGGGCTGCGCCAAGGTGTTCAGGCCGTTGGCGTCGAAATGCACGCCGCCGCCGGACATCACGCCGGCCCAGCCCTGGTCGTACTTTTTCGCGCGCAGGGCCTGGCTGACGGCTTCCGGCTTGTCGGATGCGGCGACTTCCAGCGCTTGCGCCAGCACGCCCGCGCAGACGGCATGCTCCAGCGCCTCGTGCGGCATGAAGGTGCCGAAGCGTTTGCGGTAGCGTTCGGTGTATTCCGGCGCCTGGTCGTAGTTGGCCGGAGCGATCGAAAGGACCGCTTCGGAATACTGGCCCAGCGCCTTGGCGAAGTCGGGGATGACGTAGCCCGCCGCGCCGCCCACGATGGGCACCGTCAGGCGTTGCTGCCGCATGACGCGGATGATCAGCAGGCTGTCGTTCAGGTAGGAGATCGGGAAGACGATCTGGGCATCGGACCCGCGCAGCTTGTTGATCAGCGGCGTGACGTCGGTGATGCCCAGCGGGTAGGCCTCGTCCAGCACGATCTGCGTGCCGGCGGCCTTGGCCGCATTGCGTACGCCGACCGCCTGTGACGTGCCGTAGGCCGTGTCCTCGTAGAGCAACGCAATCTTCTTGATGTCCGAGGCGCCTGCCACGACCGATGCCGCGTAGTCGTATTGCGCGCGACCCAGCACCGAGCCCTTGGAGACCACCTGGAAGATGTGCTTGAAGCCGCGCTCGGTGAGCACGTCGGAGAACGACATGGTGAGCAGGGGAATGCCGCGGCGCTCGGTCACTTCCGACACGGCCAGCGTCAGCGACGAGGCGTAGGCGCCGATGATGGCGACGCAGCGGTTCTGCGTGATCAGGCGTTGCGCCACGGTGGCCGCGGTGGTGGGCTGCGAGGTGGCGTCCGCGACGATGAGCTTGAGCTTGGCGCCGCCCATGGCCTTGATGCCGCCCGCCGCGTTGATTTCGTCGGCGGCCAGTTCCAGCCCTTGCCGCGAGTTGATGCCGAACTGCGCGTTGGCGCCTGACAGCGGCAGGATCACGCCCACGTTGATTTCCGACGACGCGGCCAGCGCGCGGCCGGGCAAGCTGGCGGCCAATGCGGCGGCGCCCAATCCAGCGACGAATTCCCTGCGCCCGCGGCGCATGGCCTGTTGGGGTTTTGTCATGTCTGTCTCCTGGCTTTTTTCGGATGTGGCGCAAGGCTGCCGGCCCGGCGCTCTGCGGCACATTATTGTGCTCAAATTTTAAGCAGTCAAGAAGATTGTCAGACAATCAGACTATTGACGATTTCGGGAAAACTGCCTGACAATCAGACAAGACAAGTGGGCAAAAACCCCATGCAACGCCCTTCACCCCATCACAAAGAGGAACTCATGGCAGACATCAAATCCGAAACCCAGGCCCTGTTCGACCAAGGCTTGAACCTGCGCCGCGAAGTGCTGGGCACCGAGTACGTGGACGGCTCCCTGGCCCGCGCCAACGAATTCATGATGGCCTTCCAGCACATCACCACCGAGTGGTGCTGGGGCTATACCTGGGGCCGCCCCGGCCTGGAAAAGAAGACCCGCAGCATGCTCAACCTGGCCATGCTGACCGCGCTGAACCGTCCGGCCGAGATCAAGCTGCACGTCAAGGGCGCGCTGAACAACGGCGTGACGGTCGAGGAGATCAAGGAAATCCTGCTGCAGGCCACGGTCTACTGCGGTATCCCGGCAGGGCTGGACGCGTTCAAGGTCGCCAATCAGGTGCTGGAAGAAGAGGGCGCCTTCAAGGAGTCCAAGGCATGAGCGCCCCACAAGAGCGGGTGGGTCTGATCGGCATCGGCAGCATGGGCTGGCCCATGGCCGCCCGCCTGGCGCAGGCCGGCTTTGCGGTCACGGTGTTCGACGCCGTGCCGGGGCAGGCCGCGAAGTTCGCCCAGGAAGTGGGCGGCCAGGCCGCCGCCACCTGCGCCGAGCTGGCGGCGCAGTCCGACATCATCTTCACCATGCTGCCCACCAGCGCGATCGTCGAGCAGGTGCTGAACGGCGAACAGGGCGTGCTGGCGGGTTTGCGCCCGGGCGGCGTGGTCGTGGACATGAGTTCCGGCGTGCCGGCGCATACCCAGCGCCTGGCGCAGGCCGTGGCCACCGCCGGCGGCGTCATGGTCGACGCGCCGGTTTCCGGCGGCGTGCCGCGCGCGCGCACGGGCGAGCTGGCCATCATGTACGGCGGACCCGCGGCGACGCTGGAGCGGGTGCGTCCGGCTCTGTCCTGCATGGGCACGACGATCACGCCCGTGGGCGAGGTGGGCAGCGCCCACGCCATGAAGGCCCTGAACAACCTGGTGTCGGCCGGCGGCTTCCTGATCGGCGTCGAGGCCATGCTGATCGGACAGCAGTTCGGCCTGGATCCGAACGTGATCGTCGACGTGCTCAACGCATCGACCGGCATGAACAATTCCACCCAGAAGAAGTTCAAGCAGTTCGTGCTGTCGCGCCAGTTCAACTCCGGCTTCGGC includes these proteins:
- a CDS encoding branched-chain amino acid ABC transporter permease, whose amino-acid sequence is MQFLQALVDGILLGGVYAVISIGLTLVFGVVSIVNFAQAEFLMVGMFVAYFAWKLLGLDPLLGSLLSFAVAFVLGVLTQKYLIDRVLKAPAVAQIFLTVGLLIVMENLALILFGSEFRSVQTPYQMTALAVGPLLLSAPYLLAFAVASVAGLILWWVLKKTWWGMAVRATAQDPMAARLSGISTHRVHQLAFGLGVGMTALGGGIILPYLTASTTVGAQFSVLMFTAVVLGGLGSVIGAVVGGVAVGVIQSLSSLVLPMQLQNLALFAIFILVLAVRPEGLLKRAG
- a CDS encoding ABC transporter substrate-binding protein, with the translated sequence MTKPQQAMRRGRREFVAGLGAAALAASLPGRALAASSEINVGVILPLSGANAQFGINSRQGLELAADEINAAGGIKAMGGAKLKLIVADATSQPTTAATVAQRLITQNRCVAIIGAYASSLTLAVSEVTERRGIPLLTMSFSDVLTERGFKHIFQVVSKGSVLGRAQYDYAASVVAGASDIKKIALLYEDTAYGTSQAVGVRNAAKAAGTQIVLDEAYPLGITDVTPLINKLRGSDAQIVFPISYLNDSLLIIRVMRQQRLTVPIVGGAAGYVIPDFAKALGQYSEAVLSIAPANYDQAPEYTERYRKRFGTFMPHEALEHAVCAGVLAQALEVAASDKPEAVSQALRAKKYDQGWAGVMSGGGVHFDANGLNTLAQPIMVQWQKGELVSVWPQALAKGRVIAAA
- a CDS encoding carboxymuconolactone decarboxylase family protein, which translates into the protein MADIKSETQALFDQGLNLRREVLGTEYVDGSLARANEFMMAFQHITTEWCWGYTWGRPGLEKKTRSMLNLAMLTALNRPAEIKLHVKGALNNGVTVEEIKEILLQATVYCGIPAGLDAFKVANQVLEEEGAFKESKA
- a CDS encoding NAD(P)-dependent oxidoreductase yields the protein MSAPQERVGLIGIGSMGWPMAARLAQAGFAVTVFDAVPGQAAKFAQEVGGQAAATCAELAAQSDIIFTMLPTSAIVEQVLNGEQGVLAGLRPGGVVVDMSSGVPAHTQRLAQAVATAGGVMVDAPVSGGVPRARTGELAIMYGGPAATLERVRPALSCMGTTITPVGEVGSAHAMKALNNLVSAGGFLIGVEAMLIGQQFGLDPNVIVDVLNASTGMNNSTQKKFKQFVLSRQFNSGFGLDLMVKDLGIALGIATDTGTPTPFAALCRELWASAGKTLGKGQDHTAVARLSEQLAGVELGARQQD